From Paenibacillus sp. GP183, one genomic window encodes:
- a CDS encoding S-layer homology domain-containing protein yields the protein MKKLLVVICIFIFAHSIGCKSSTSEASAMESTPNVKPKVQLTDIAAHWAKESIMKAVDKDYVDGYEDGTFRPELNVSRAEFLKMAVTAMKFPLNNVAGGMEWYKPYVEAAEAKGILRESDFSLGEINQPITRLEMARISVRSTDAKLQDKAAQIEDKLLMYNAAKAGLIQGLSNGELAPDKSTTRAQSVTIIERILTINGGGKLGVDKLAVSNAEIAFHGTNFETIVGSGYKLIQLPATIDVQSGVTATFNKVHVVDGDDKSDPFWELLKVKTSLHESLDDSYIFVYHITVDNKIAQESNWFTLGLSLGIGSPYDGIFFLVKDAPFGWPKDENLNKVFSNSGWIVTYAKKGDIRNFGKVYLINKYNRVSVEFAKAQ from the coding sequence TTGAAAAAATTATTAGTTGTCATCTGCATTTTCATTTTTGCTCACTCCATTGGTTGTAAATCGTCAACCTCAGAAGCTTCCGCAATGGAATCCACGCCGAATGTTAAACCGAAGGTGCAGTTAACTGATATCGCGGCACATTGGGCAAAAGAAAGCATTATGAAAGCAGTAGATAAAGATTATGTAGATGGCTATGAGGATGGAACGTTTCGTCCTGAGTTGAATGTAAGCCGCGCTGAGTTTTTGAAAATGGCGGTAACAGCTATGAAGTTTCCTTTGAATAATGTTGCAGGGGGAATGGAATGGTACAAGCCTTATGTGGAGGCTGCTGAAGCAAAGGGGATCTTGAGGGAGTCGGATTTTTCTTTGGGAGAAATCAATCAACCCATAACCCGACTCGAAATGGCACGGATATCAGTTAGATCCACAGACGCCAAACTCCAAGACAAAGCCGCTCAGATCGAGGATAAATTGCTCATGTACAATGCTGCTAAAGCGGGCCTTATTCAAGGGTTGTCCAATGGAGAGCTTGCTCCTGATAAGTCTACAACTCGCGCCCAATCGGTTACGATCATCGAGCGGATCTTAACGATAAATGGGGGAGGCAAGCTGGGAGTGGATAAGCTTGCTGTAAGTAATGCTGAAATTGCTTTCCATGGCACTAATTTCGAAACCATTGTTGGTAGTGGTTATAAGCTTATACAGCTTCCAGCAACCATAGATGTACAAAGCGGTGTCACTGCAACATTTAATAAGGTTCACGTTGTTGATGGTGATGATAAGTCAGACCCTTTCTGGGAACTATTGAAGGTTAAGACTAGTCTGCACGAGTCTCTTGATGACAGCTATATTTTTGTTTACCACATAACTGTGGATAACAAAATAGCACAAGAAAGTAATTGGTTTACTCTTGGTTTATCATTGGGGATTGGTTCACCGTATGATGGTATATTTTTCTTGGTCAAGGACGCACCATTCGGATGGCCAAAGGATGAAAACTTGAACAAGGTGTTTTCAAATTCAGGTTGGATTGTGACGTATGCTAAAAAAGGAGATATACGCAATTTCGGTAAGGTTTATTTAATTAATAAGTATAACAGAGTATCCGTTGAGTTTGCCAAAGCGCAATAG
- a CDS encoding pseudouridine synthase, translated as MKTTQRLDKILAHMGYGTRSELRRLTKAGVILVNGQKVKDSGIQVDPNKDQITVDGDTVHYREFVYLMMNKPQGVVSATEDNRDRTVVDLLDPIYQPFDVFPVGRLDKDTEGLLLLTNDGKLAHNLLSPRKHVPKTYFAKVEWEVGESVIEAFKQGVTLEDGYVTLPAKLVVMEAGNASEGKLSVIELTIMEGKFHQVKRMLQAVGQQVVYLKRISMGPLQLDPALALGAVRELTETELNSLQNFMIDIE; from the coding sequence ATGAAAACCACGCAGCGTCTCGATAAAATTCTGGCGCACATGGGCTACGGAACTCGTTCCGAGCTGAGACGGCTCACCAAAGCCGGCGTTATTTTGGTAAACGGTCAAAAGGTCAAGGACAGCGGCATCCAAGTAGATCCGAATAAAGATCAAATAACCGTGGACGGCGACACCGTTCATTATCGGGAATTTGTCTACTTGATGATGAACAAGCCACAGGGAGTAGTTTCAGCTACGGAAGATAACCGGGATCGAACGGTTGTTGATCTTTTGGACCCAATCTATCAGCCTTTTGATGTATTCCCGGTGGGTCGCTTGGATAAGGATACAGAGGGACTTTTGTTGCTGACGAATGATGGCAAGCTGGCACATAACCTGCTGTCACCGCGCAAGCATGTTCCCAAAACCTATTTCGCCAAGGTAGAATGGGAAGTGGGCGAATCTGTGATTGAAGCCTTTAAGCAAGGGGTTACATTGGAAGATGGATATGTGACTCTGCCAGCCAAGCTTGTCGTGATGGAGGCAGGGAATGCTTCTGAGGGTAAGCTGTCCGTAATCGAGTTGACCATAATGGAAGGAAAATTTCATCAGGTAAAAAGAATGCTGCAAGCGGTTGGGCAGCAAGTTGTTTATTTGAAGCGAATATCAATGGGACCTCTCCAGCTTGATCCAGCTCTGGCCCTTGGTGCGGTTAGAGAATTGACCGAGACTGAGTTGAATTCCCTGCAAAATTTCATGATAGATATTGAATAA
- a CDS encoding RsmB/NOP family class I SAM-dependent RNA methyltransferase produces the protein MNLSTSKLPAVFVEKMKELLGSEYAAFAESYEQPRAYGLRVNTLKLSGDAFFEKSPLTLSKVSWSNEGYYYEEGERPGKHPYYHAGLYYIQEPSAMAPVELLDVKPGDRVLDLCAAPGGKSTQIAAKLQGTGMLAVNDIHSDRVKALVKNLELFGIRNSVVLNEKPERLMKPFAAYFDKILIDAPCSGEGMFRKEDDMISQWKPAAVLEYSRMQRELLEQAASMLAPGGTMVYSTCTFSPEENEVHIAAFLDEHVDFDVVDVRGYADFSPGRPDWLRAPWGDGAYSARAIAAVAGTARLWPHRLKGEGHFAAVLRRQGFAATENAAVGAALSGREGAPLRKGWTRAAVPSAGVSLEPLQAFGRELLRSGVVPEAAGRLVCFGEHAYAAPEGLPELSGVKIVRPGWYLGALHRGRFEPSHALAMGLRMEDARRVVNLAVTDARVIRYLKGETLEVSPEEVRRDEPGIALKGYCLVCVDGFSVGWGKWHEGMLKNEYPPGWRWT, from the coding sequence ATGAACTTGAGCACCAGTAAGCTGCCTGCGGTATTTGTTGAAAAAATGAAGGAATTACTGGGCAGCGAATATGCAGCTTTTGCTGAAAGCTACGAGCAGCCAAGAGCCTATGGCCTAAGAGTGAATACGCTCAAGTTAAGTGGAGATGCTTTTTTTGAAAAGTCACCTTTAACGCTTAGCAAGGTCTCATGGTCGAATGAAGGCTATTATTATGAAGAGGGGGAGCGTCCGGGAAAGCATCCTTATTATCATGCTGGCCTTTATTATATCCAAGAACCCAGCGCGATGGCGCCTGTCGAACTTCTGGATGTGAAACCCGGGGATCGGGTGCTCGATCTATGTGCCGCTCCTGGAGGAAAATCTACACAAATCGCTGCAAAGCTTCAAGGTACGGGCATGTTGGCTGTGAATGACATCCACTCGGACAGGGTCAAGGCACTCGTCAAAAATCTTGAGCTCTTCGGTATCCGTAATTCAGTTGTCCTGAATGAAAAGCCAGAACGATTGATGAAGCCTTTTGCTGCCTATTTCGATAAAATTCTGATTGATGCCCCCTGCTCGGGTGAAGGGATGTTTCGCAAGGAAGACGATATGATCTCGCAGTGGAAGCCGGCAGCTGTCCTAGAATATTCAAGGATGCAGCGCGAACTGCTTGAACAAGCGGCCAGCATGCTGGCTCCGGGCGGCACGATGGTTTATTCGACGTGTACGTTCTCGCCGGAGGAGAATGAAGTGCATATCGCCGCGTTTTTGGATGAACACGTCGATTTTGATGTTGTGGACGTCCGAGGCTATGCGGACTTTAGCCCGGGGCGCCCGGACTGGCTGAGGGCGCCTTGGGGCGATGGCGCTTACTCGGCGCGCGCCATCGCAGCTGTCGCCGGCACGGCGCGGCTGTGGCCCCATCGCCTGAAGGGCGAGGGCCACTTTGCCGCCGTGCTGCGGCGGCAGGGTTTCGCCGCGACGGAGAACGCGGCGGTTGGGGCTGCGCTCAGCGGGCGCGAAGGCGCACCGTTGCGGAAGGGTTGGACCCGCGCGGCGGTGCCTAGCGCGGGCGTGAGCCTGGAGCCGCTGCAGGCGTTCGGGCGCGAGCTGCTGCGCAGCGGCGTGGTGCCCGAAGCCGCCGGGCGGCTCGTTTGCTTCGGCGAGCACGCGTATGCGGCGCCGGAGGGGCTGCCCGAGCTGAGCGGCGTGAAGATCGTGCGGCCCGGGTGGTACCTGGGCGCGCTGCACCGCGGCCGCTTTGAGCCTTCACACGCGCTGGCGATGGGCCTCCGGATGGAGGACGCGCGGCGCGTGGTGAACTTGGCTGTGACGGATGCGCGCGTCATCCGTTATTTGAAGGGCGAGACGCTGGAGGTCTCGCCCGAGGAAGTTAGGCGCGATGAACCTGGGATCGCGTTGAAGGGGTACTGCCTCGTGTGCGTCGACGGGTTTTCCGTCGGCTGGGGCAAATGGCACGAGGGCATGCTCAAAAACGAGTACCCGCCTGGTTGGAGGTGGACCTGA
- a CDS encoding thioredoxin family protein, with translation MKKLLVYLSIVVVLFGAIYVMNNQSKKTDDQKYAANPYGVPASKLNPATIPLLSDPNYQNVILPKELDQKLAKKLSFFVYYFKSDCPHCKVTTPVIVPIQKEVGVDVKQLNLLEYNEGWQKYNIQATPTLIYYKNGVEADRLTGGIPETAGGAGNKPELFKQFFQKYKS, from the coding sequence ATGAAGAAGCTGCTCGTTTATTTATCCATAGTCGTTGTTTTATTTGGTGCCATATATGTAATGAACAATCAGTCCAAAAAAACCGACGATCAGAAGTACGCAGCGAATCCATACGGCGTTCCTGCCTCCAAACTGAATCCGGCCACCATACCGCTTTTAAGCGATCCCAATTACCAAAACGTTATTCTCCCCAAGGAGCTTGATCAAAAGCTTGCAAAAAAGCTAAGCTTTTTCGTCTACTATTTTAAATCGGATTGCCCGCACTGCAAAGTAACGACTCCGGTCATTGTTCCCATTCAAAAAGAAGTCGGTGTCGATGTAAAGCAGTTAAATCTCTTGGAATATAATGAAGGATGGCAGAAATATAACATCCAGGCAACACCGACTCTAATCTACTACAAAAATGGTGTAGAGGCTGATCGCCTCACTGGCGGGATTCCCGAGACGGCAGGCGGAGCTGGCAATAAACCCGAGTTGTTCAAGCAATTTTTTCAAAAATATAAAAGTTAA
- a CDS encoding DUF309 domain-containing protein, with protein sequence MLKPMLTYDRLYVEFLYYFNEARDYFECHEVMEELWMEEGRNHLYQGLLQVAVGLYHHFNGNVSGSIKLFTAALDKLSHYPPEALGIDLAKLVQDSRLYVEQLSQFEQSPFEPYDLHIVIQDEQLVHLVEQLKLNPPAAHDKES encoded by the coding sequence ATGCTTAAGCCTATGCTTACTTATGACCGTTTATATGTGGAGTTTCTGTATTATTTTAACGAAGCCCGAGATTACTTTGAATGCCATGAAGTGATGGAAGAGCTTTGGATGGAGGAAGGGCGAAATCATTTATATCAAGGTCTGCTGCAGGTTGCAGTAGGCCTTTATCATCATTTTAACGGCAATGTGAGCGGTTCGATCAAGCTTTTTACAGCGGCGCTGGATAAGCTGTCGCATTATCCCCCTGAAGCTCTGGGGATTGATCTGGCGAAGCTGGTTCAGGACAGTCGTCTGTACGTGGAGCAGCTAAGCCAATTTGAGCAAAGTCCGTTCGAGCCTTATGATCTCCATATTGTGATTCAAGACGAACAACTTGTACATTTGGTGGAGCAATTGAAGCTGAACCCGCCCGCAGCCCATGATAAGGAATCGTAG
- a CDS encoding GTP pyrophosphokinase family protein, with the protein MDGRDWKKFLLPYEQTIEELKVKFKTLRGELKSREEYSPIEFVTGRVKKISSILDKAKRLNVPVDQLETGIEDIAGIRIMCQFVEDIQWLAELIHARQDMKVVYEKDYIENKKESGYRSYHLIIEYPVQTALGMKHVLAEIQIRTLAMNFWATIEHSLNYKYKETLPDEVRTRLSKAAEAAYLLDQEMSSIRDEIMEAQKLFEDNSNLVNKVLNYIQELYFFHRFREAAQFQLRFNEIWEKDDVRALTELIQDLETAIVRAKKGEHA; encoded by the coding sequence ATGGATGGACGCGATTGGAAAAAGTTTCTCCTTCCCTATGAGCAGACCATAGAGGAATTGAAGGTGAAGTTCAAAACGCTGCGAGGTGAGCTGAAAAGCCGCGAAGAATATTCACCCATAGAATTCGTAACAGGCCGGGTAAAGAAAATCTCAAGCATACTGGACAAAGCTAAGAGACTGAATGTTCCTGTTGACCAACTGGAAACCGGGATCGAAGACATAGCGGGTATCCGAATCATGTGCCAGTTTGTCGAGGATATTCAGTGGCTGGCTGAATTGATACATGCCAGACAGGATATGAAAGTCGTCTATGAAAAGGACTATATCGAAAACAAAAAAGAAAGCGGCTATCGCAGCTATCACTTGATTATCGAGTATCCTGTGCAAACGGCACTTGGCATGAAGCATGTTCTCGCCGAGATCCAGATCCGTACATTGGCTATGAATTTCTGGGCAACGATCGAGCATTCTTTGAACTATAAATATAAGGAAACCTTACCCGATGAAGTGAGGACGAGGCTCAGTAAAGCGGCTGAAGCTGCTTATTTATTGGATCAGGAAATGTCCAGTATCCGTGATGAGATTATGGAAGCTCAAAAGCTGTTTGAGGATAACTCCAATCTAGTAAACAAAGTGCTCAATTACATTCAGGAGCTTTATTTTTTCCATCGTTTCCGGGAAGCGGCACAGTTCCAGCTGCGCTTTAATGAGATTTGGGAAAAGGACGACGTAAGGGCGTTGACTGAACTCATCCAAGATCTTGAAACGGCGATTGTGAGAGCCAAAAAAGGGGAACATGCTTAA
- a CDS encoding quinone-dependent dihydroorotate dehydrogenase: MLYKKLGKPILFSMDPEKAHHLTINGLHMAVALPGGKKLLNSLYGVPYSPALAQTLWGIEFANPIGLAAGLDKNAYAVEGFSQLGFGFMEVGTITPKPQQGNEQPRLFRLPEDGALINRMGFNNIGIEAMAQNLRRMKRRDIPIAINIGKNKTTPNESAEDDYRNCLRGLYELGDFFVVNISSPNTPDLRNLQHGNDLNRLLDAVKDEMEQQKEKHRHSGKPVLVKIAPDLTDDELEQTVRSIMDSGVSGIIATNTTLGREGLQHPNKEQTGGLSGKPLTRRSTEVIRRVYQLTEGKLPIIGSGGIFSAQDAYDKLRAGASLIEVYSALIYEGPELLGRLSQGLKTLLKKDGFTHISEAIGADHR, translated from the coding sequence ATGCTGTACAAAAAGCTGGGTAAGCCGATACTATTTTCCATGGATCCGGAAAAGGCGCATCATCTTACTATTAACGGCCTTCATATGGCTGTAGCTTTACCAGGGGGCAAAAAACTGCTGAACTCGCTTTACGGAGTACCTTATTCACCTGCTTTGGCACAGACACTTTGGGGGATTGAATTTGCCAATCCAATTGGACTTGCAGCGGGTCTGGATAAGAATGCTTATGCAGTTGAGGGTTTCTCACAGCTTGGTTTTGGCTTTATGGAGGTTGGAACGATTACACCTAAGCCGCAGCAGGGTAATGAGCAGCCTAGGCTTTTTCGCCTTCCTGAGGATGGGGCTTTAATCAATCGAATGGGCTTTAATAATATAGGTATTGAAGCGATGGCACAAAACTTGCGAAGAATGAAACGCCGGGACATCCCCATCGCGATCAACATTGGGAAAAATAAAACGACTCCGAATGAATCTGCAGAGGACGATTACCGCAATTGTCTTCGCGGGCTTTACGAATTGGGTGATTTCTTTGTCGTGAATATCAGTTCACCAAATACGCCGGATTTGCGTAATCTGCAGCATGGGAATGATTTAAACAGGCTTCTGGATGCCGTCAAGGATGAGATGGAGCAACAGAAGGAAAAGCATCGACATTCAGGTAAACCGGTGTTGGTCAAGATTGCCCCCGACCTTACGGATGACGAACTGGAACAGACGGTTCGCTCGATCATGGACAGCGGTGTTTCCGGGATCATTGCGACCAATACGACCTTAGGCAGGGAAGGGCTGCAGCATCCGAATAAAGAACAAACAGGCGGGCTTAGCGGCAAACCGTTAACCCGGCGTTCGACAGAAGTCATCAGGCGTGTGTATCAATTAACGGAAGGGAAGCTGCCGATCATAGGATCAGGCGGCATTTTCTCGGCACAGGATGCGTATGACAAATTGCGAGCGGGAGCGAGTCTGATTGAGGTCTACTCTGCGCTAATTTATGAGGGTCCGGAGCTGCTTGGCAGACTGAGTCAAGGGCTGAAGACATTATTGAAAAAGGATGGATTTACCCATATATCGGAAGCAATTGGAGCCGATCATCGGTGA
- a CDS encoding L,D-transpeptidase has product MNDKKNQEQVERFFQHNPFEDPLYLKKYVKDHPDHKMAWYLLGREYAANGKQAKAAYCFAEAGEIYEAFERQKAVVEKEDLDKILQVKPSSDHKNRNKKTARWKWGVLAAFLLFAYIPTSVDNVSNKPNASDFAAATATVPSEVKIEAIAVKEAVSPLPLQSGTRIYYGRGNLNQDLAQMIVPNNSLWTSSLLVEGHTTPDGKWIEWYTSLRILLGVERSDTNKGQSQVQYYDPKTCHCEPADNSKVAVIVENWRQEREEAVVLSSAMDAFQQKTGTLPERAEQLREPYPQNLLPGLTPQMEAMFPKMLIEKKEGLPGKDSQSGASTMPDTASNPAGAQKQNPGQQEAIASSPGEAGASLSSPLQEPLSILVDKDKHRLVLVSGNFVIRNYPVGLGGTKTPEGDFVITEKVRNPNGKSNGDFGSRGMTLSDTLYAIHGTNKPASIGKDESLGCIRMLQADIEELYDMVPQQTKVKIGKGIIPDSGDGKPGEGNGTGKPATPFKAPLQTEDSNPKKTYKWLD; this is encoded by the coding sequence TTGAACGATAAAAAAAATCAAGAGCAGGTGGAGCGTTTTTTTCAGCACAATCCTTTTGAGGATCCTCTTTATCTAAAAAAATATGTGAAAGATCATCCCGATCATAAAATGGCTTGGTATTTGCTGGGCCGAGAATATGCTGCGAATGGAAAACAAGCTAAAGCTGCCTATTGTTTTGCAGAAGCCGGTGAAATTTATGAGGCTTTTGAAAGGCAGAAGGCGGTGGTCGAAAAGGAAGATTTGGATAAAATTTTGCAGGTGAAACCATCATCGGATCATAAAAACAGGAACAAAAAAACAGCCAGATGGAAATGGGGAGTTCTTGCAGCCTTTTTGCTGTTTGCTTATATCCCGACTTCGGTGGATAATGTTAGTAATAAGCCCAATGCTTCCGACTTTGCAGCTGCAACAGCAACAGTGCCTTCGGAAGTGAAAATCGAAGCAATCGCAGTAAAAGAAGCCGTGAGTCCATTACCTCTTCAAAGTGGAACTAGAATTTATTATGGGCGAGGCAATTTGAATCAGGACTTGGCCCAAATGATTGTTCCAAACAATAGCTTATGGACAAGCTCTCTCTTGGTCGAAGGCCATACAACACCAGATGGTAAATGGATAGAGTGGTATACATCACTGCGAATTTTGCTTGGTGTGGAGCGCAGTGATACCAATAAAGGACAATCCCAGGTTCAATACTATGACCCCAAAACATGTCATTGCGAGCCGGCAGATAATAGCAAGGTGGCTGTCATCGTTGAAAATTGGAGGCAAGAGCGAGAAGAAGCGGTTGTGCTGAGCTCAGCGATGGACGCCTTCCAACAAAAAACGGGAACACTACCAGAGAGAGCAGAGCAGCTGCGTGAACCATACCCCCAGAATTTGCTGCCTGGTTTGACCCCACAGATGGAAGCCATGTTTCCGAAAATGCTGATAGAGAAAAAGGAAGGACTTCCAGGAAAGGATTCTCAATCGGGAGCTTCCACCATGCCGGATACAGCTTCTAATCCTGCAGGAGCACAAAAGCAGAATCCCGGTCAACAGGAGGCTATTGCAAGCAGTCCAGGCGAAGCGGGAGCATCTCTCTCATCCCCATTACAAGAGCCTCTTTCGATTCTCGTGGATAAAGATAAGCATCGTTTAGTGCTAGTCAGCGGCAACTTTGTGATTCGCAACTATCCGGTTGGCTTGGGTGGTACAAAGACACCCGAGGGAGATTTTGTGATCACGGAAAAAGTGCGAAATCCTAATGGCAAATCGAATGGGGATTTTGGAAGCCGGGGGATGACTTTATCTGATACGCTCTATGCGATTCATGGCACAAACAAACCTGCGAGCATCGGTAAGGACGAATCGCTGGGCTGTATTCGGATGCTGCAAGCAGACATTGAAGAGCTGTATGATATGGTACCTCAGCAGACCAAGGTGAAAATAGGAAAAGGCATTATACCTGACTCTGGCGACGGAAAACCAGGTGAAGGGAATGGAACCGGCAAGCCGGCTACGCCTTTTAAAGCTCCGCTGCAGACGGAAGACAGCAATCCAAAGAAAACTTACAAATGGTTGGATTAA
- a CDS encoding stalk domain-containing protein, which produces MIPINKVLLSSLIAATLLGGSSVSAAGLSADALFTSNGQIMADVSTLAGTGDFKDVNGAALSSAFRSPSGVLTLSDGSLLVADSRDHLVRKVSAGQVTTYAGPDLAVNLNAQGFPIGGLLNGKASEAFFNEPVGLAVDAQGNVYAADSSNHAVRKINASGQVTTLAGNGVVGNIDGSGGDARFNHPTDVAAAADGTVYVADTLNHVIRKITAAGIVTTLNAGSDRGIEVRPGEAAIAGDFKDGNLKDAKFNEPSGLTLDAKGNLYVSDTGNQRIRYIDLSAGVVSTVAGSGVTEKGALYAAGNFADGDALKASFDFPKGITVTSEGGLLIADSLNHSVRYLLNGKVSTIAGNTVTGETNGIESKATLYNPTDVAVAKDGSIIVADVYNNKIRKITPYKLPAALPKDNNIKVVYADQVISFEAQPEFTNERTMVPVRAISEALGYTVKYTELAGLKTIQLINGNITIELYIGKTGIKRVEKGKADIAMNTDVSPYVKSDLTYVPVRFFAEQVGLDVQWDQTTQTAIIR; this is translated from the coding sequence ATGATACCAATCAATAAAGTTCTACTATCTTCACTCATAGCAGCAACGCTTCTAGGTGGATCCTCAGTATCAGCGGCCGGATTATCAGCTGATGCGCTGTTCACAAGTAATGGCCAAATTATGGCTGATGTGTCCACGCTTGCTGGTACTGGAGATTTCAAGGATGTAAATGGCGCTGCCTTAAGTTCTGCTTTTCGCTCACCTTCGGGAGTTTTGACCTTGTCAGATGGATCTTTACTTGTCGCAGATTCACGCGATCATCTGGTTCGGAAAGTCTCGGCTGGTCAGGTGACAACGTATGCCGGTCCCGATTTGGCGGTCAACTTGAATGCCCAAGGTTTTCCCATCGGTGGCCTCTTGAATGGAAAAGCTTCGGAAGCGTTCTTTAATGAACCAGTAGGACTTGCGGTTGATGCTCAGGGCAATGTTTATGCAGCCGATTCAAGCAATCATGCAGTGCGTAAAATTAATGCTTCTGGACAAGTTACTACTCTAGCGGGTAACGGGGTAGTTGGCAACATTGATGGTTCAGGCGGCGATGCGCGCTTTAATCATCCCACAGATGTGGCCGCTGCAGCGGACGGTACTGTTTATGTAGCAGATACTTTGAACCATGTCATCCGTAAAATTACAGCTGCAGGTATTGTTACTACTTTAAACGCAGGTTCTGATCGCGGGATAGAAGTTAGACCGGGTGAAGCCGCCATTGCAGGAGATTTCAAGGACGGCAATTTGAAGGATGCCAAGTTTAACGAGCCATCAGGCCTTACATTAGATGCTAAAGGGAATCTTTATGTGAGTGACACAGGCAATCAACGCATTCGTTACATTGATCTTAGCGCAGGTGTAGTTTCCACAGTTGCTGGATCAGGGGTAACCGAGAAGGGTGCATTGTATGCGGCTGGGAATTTTGCAGATGGAGATGCTTTAAAAGCTTCCTTCGATTTCCCTAAGGGAATCACTGTAACCTCCGAGGGAGGCTTGCTGATTGCAGATTCTTTGAATCATTCCGTTCGTTATTTATTGAATGGTAAAGTGTCCACCATTGCAGGCAATACAGTTACAGGTGAAACTAATGGCATAGAATCAAAAGCTACTCTTTACAATCCTACGGATGTAGCTGTTGCGAAAGACGGAAGTATTATTGTTGCTGACGTTTATAACAACAAAATCCGTAAGATCACTCCTTATAAGCTGCCTGCAGCTTTGCCGAAGGATAACAATATCAAAGTTGTATATGCTGACCAGGTTATCAGCTTTGAAGCCCAACCTGAGTTCACGAATGAGCGTACAATGGTTCCGGTAAGAGCGATTAGTGAAGCACTTGGATACACAGTGAAATATACGGAGCTGGCTGGCCTGAAAACGATACAACTCATTAATGGAAATATCACCATTGAGCTGTACATCGGTAAAACAGGGATCAAACGCGTGGAGAAAGGCAAGGCAGATATTGCCATGAATACAGATGTTTCACCATATGTAAAATCAGATCTGACTTATGTGCCGGTTCGATTCTTTGCGGAACAAGTTGGTTTGGATGTTCAGTGGGATCAAACAACCCAAACGGCGATTATTCGTTAA